The following coding sequences lie in one Arachis ipaensis cultivar K30076 chromosome B03, Araip1.1, whole genome shotgun sequence genomic window:
- the LOC107633126 gene encoding uncharacterized protein LOC107633126 has translation MEAGKFLGFMITQRGVEANPENCQAILQMKSPGCIKDVQRLARRLTALSRFLGASAAKALPFFYLMKKGIAFEWTPACEEAFNHFKEILATPPVLGKPKAGEPLYLYLAITEEALAAALGHRVVVRTDQAIRQVLQKPDLAGRMMTWAIELSQYDLQYEPGHAIKAQVMEDFLAEVTGDPPEETGTRWRLHVDGASNQTSGGAAVILESPEGVIYEQSTKFKFPVSNNQAEYEALLGGLTLAREVGATKLELCSDSEVVTSQVNEIYQARDPLLQKYLEKVREWTRQFQEVTVQHVLRERNTRADLLSKLASTKPGTGNRSLIHGMVKEPTVALHLTESSPSWLDPITNFLEHGKLPDDEKATKTLRREAARYAIIQGQLFRKGLSQPLLKCLHPD, from the exons atggaggccgggAAGTTCTTGGGATTCATGATCACCCAAAGGGGAGTAGAGGCCAACCCAGAGAATTGTCAAGCGATTCTTcagatgaagagcccgggttgTATCAAAGACGTCCAACGTTTGGCGAGAAGGCTGACGGCGTTATCCCGCTTCCTCGGCGCATCGGCAGCAAAAGCCTTACCCTTCTTTTACCTGATGAAAAAGGGAATAGCATTTGAATGGACCCCAGCGTGTGAGgaagcattcaaccacttcaaggaaATCCTGGCGACACCCCCGGTGCTCGGGAAGCCCAAGGCCGGAGAACCACTCTATCTCTACTTAGCAATAACAGAGGAAGCGCTTGCGGCAGCGCTC GGACACCGCGTAGTCGTGAGGACGGACCAAGCAATTCGCCAAGTACTCCAAAAACCTGATTTGGCTGggaggatgatgacctgggccattgAGCTCTCCCAATATGACTTGCAATATGAGCCCGGACATGCGATCAAGGCGCAGGTGATGGAAGATTTCTTGGCAGAGGTAACGGGTGATCCCCCCGAagaaacgggcacacggtggaggctccacgtaGACGgtgcctccaaccaaacgtccgggggAGCCGCGGTCATCTTAGAGAGCCCGGAGGGAGTCATTTACGAGCAGTCGACCAAGTTCAAATTCCCCGTGTCGAATaatcaagcggaatatgaagccctCTTAGGTGGACTAACACtagctcgggaagtcggggcAACAAAGCTGGAATTATGCAGCGACTCAGAAGTCGTCACCTCGCAAGTAAACGAAATCTATCAAGCCAGGGACCCCCTCCTACAAAAATATTTGGAAAAGGTTAGAGAATGGACAAGGCAGTTCCAAGAGGTCACGGTCCAACACGTCctaagagaaaggaacacacgggcagacctcctgtCTAAACTAGCGAGCACGAAGCCAGGAACGGGCAACCGGTCTCTCATCCATGGCATGGTAAAGGAACCAACGGTTGCCCTCCATTTGACGGAGTCAAGCCCCTCCTGGTTGGACCCCATCACAAACTTCCTGGAACACGGCAAGTTACCTGACGATGAGAAAGCAACCAAAACGTTGAGAAGGGAGGCAGCCAGATACGCAATCATACAAGGGCAACTATTCAGAAAGGGGCTCAGCCAACCCCTATTGAAGTGCTTACATCCCGACTAG
- the LOC107633127 gene encoding zinc finger MYM-type protein 1-like — protein sequence MRNRTIQTIKVLFLELLDFFAQHNTEIDRIFKNARGNLKLVAPKIQKDIVRAAASEITKVIIDDFGDDLFAVLVDEARDISVKEQMAVCLRYVNKERIVMERFLGLVHISSTNALSIKVALESLLAKHSLSLARIRGQGYDGASNMQGEFNSLKSLILKENACAFYVHCFAHQLQLALVVVAKKQVEIALLFNLLACLCNIVGTSCKRKDMLRESQMQKTIVALQNGDVSSGRVLNQETTLKRAEVLEVIEEDGNNPEQRAEACQLLNHIQSFEFVFNLHLMKSIFGVTNELSQALQRSDQDIINAMTLVKVSKQRLQSIRDDGWSSLLNEVSLFCDSYNILVPNMNDIFVTQGRSRRKIQKVSNLHHFQVELFYQVVDRQRQELNNRFTGVNTELLLCIACLNPSDSFFAFDKEKLLRLAEFYPHEFSSTQLLALDSQLENFILDMRLDDQFSNINGISGLSQKLVETKKHVVYPLVFLLLKLALILHVATTSVERTFSAMNIIKSRLRNRMGNE from the exons ATGAGGAATCGCACAATTCAAACAATCAAGGTACTTTTTTTGGAGCTTCTTGACTTTTTTGCTCAACATAATACAGAGATTGATCGTATTTTCAAAAATGCTCGTGGAAACCTTAAACTAGTAGCACCTAAAATTCAAAAAGATATTGTTAGAGCTGCTGCAAGTGAAATTACTAAAGTTATTATTGATGATTTTGGAGATGATTTATTTGCTGTTTTAGTTGATGAAGCTCGAGACATTTCTGTTAAAGAGCAAATGGCTGTTTGTTTGCGGTATGTTAATAAAGAAAGGATTGTAATGGAGCGATTTCTTGGCCTTGTCCATATTTCTAGCACAAATGCGTTGTCGATAAAAGTAGCTTTGGAATCTTTATTAGCAAAGCATAGTTTAAGCTTAGCAAGAATACGTGGGCAAGGTTACGATGGAGCTAGTAATATGCAGGGAGAATTTAATAGCTTAAAAAGTTTGATCTTGAAAGAAAATGCTTGTGCtttttatgttcattgttttgctCACCAACTTCAATTAGCACTTGTGGTTGTTGCAAAGAAACAGGTTGAAATTGCACTACTTTTTAATTTGCTTGCTTGTTTGTGCAATATTGTTGGAACTTCTTGTAAACGTAAAGACATGCTTCGTGAAAGTCAAATGCAAAAGACAATTGTTGCATTACAAAACGGAGATGTTTCTAGTGGGCGTGTCTTAAATCAAGAAACAACATTGAAAAGGGCAG AAGTTCTTGAAGTGATTGAGGAAGATGGAAATAATCCTGAACAAAGAGCTGAAGCATGTCAATTATTGAATCATATTCaatcttttgaatttgtattcAATTTACATTTGATGAAAAGTATATTTGGAGTTACTAATGAGTTGTCTCAAGCTCTACAAAGAAGTGATCAAGACATTATAAATGCTATGACATTGGTTAAAGTGTCCAAGCAACGATTGCAAAGTATAAGAGACGATGGTTGGTCCTCTTTGCTCAATGAAGTTTCACTATTTTGTGATAGTTACAATATTCTTGTTCCAAATATGAATGACATATTTGTAACACAAGGAAGATCAAGGCGCAAAATCCAAAAGGTCTCAAACTTGCATCATTTTCAAGTTGAATTATTTTATCAAGTGGTTGATAGACAACGTCAAGAGCTCAACAATCGTTTTACAGGGGTAAATACCGAACTACTTCTTTGTATAGCTTGTTTGAATCCAAGTGACTCGTTTTTTGCATTTGATAAGGAGAAGTTGCTTCGTTTAGCTGAATTTTATCCACatgaattctcttctactcaactTTTGGCACTTGATAGTCAACTTGAGAATTTTATATTGGATATGCGTCTTGATGATCAATTCTCAAATATAAATGGAATCAGTGGACTATCTCaaaagttagttgaaacaaaaaaGCATGTTGTTTATCCATTGGTGTTTCTTCTATTGAAATTAGCTTTGATTCTACATGTGGCAACGACATCAGTTGAGAGAACATTTTCTGCTATGAATATCATAAAGAGTCGACTTCGTAATCGAATGGGAAATGAGTGA